One segment of Leuconostoc lactis DNA contains the following:
- a CDS encoding acetyl-CoA carboxylase biotin carboxyl carrier protein produces the protein MEIDDIAAIVKILNDNNLSHISFKKGDSKISVSKNINREIQIAESTDIAKEQPHQEMRYIVSPTIGTFYTASDPESSPFVTVGQTVTQSTVVGIAEAMKMMTNILADNEGVIAEVLVKDGDAIEYGQKLFRLL, from the coding sequence ATGGAAATTGATGACATTGCTGCTATCGTAAAGATTTTAAACGACAATAACCTTAGTCATATCTCGTTTAAAAAAGGTGATTCGAAAATTAGTGTCTCAAAAAACATTAATCGTGAGATTCAAATAGCTGAAAGCACAGATATTGCAAAAGAACAACCACATCAAGAGATGCGTTACATCGTATCACCAACAATTGGAACGTTTTATACCGCATCTGATCCTGAATCGTCACCCTTTGTTACAGTGGGACAGACAGTAACTCAATCTACTGTAGTTGGTATTGCAGAAGCCATGAAAATGATGACCAACATCTTAGCAGATAACGAGGGCGTGATTGCTGAGGTTTTAGTTAAAGATGGTGATGCAATTGAATATGGACAAAAATTGTTTAGGTTGTTGTGA
- a CDS encoding acetyl-CoA carboxylase biotin carboxylase subunit, which yields MRSTLEHNFKILIANRGEIAVRIIRAAKTLGFTTVAVYSSADKASLHVAMADEAIQIGPANAIDSYLNQHAILAAAEITHADAIHPGYGFLSENADFASKVESMGLTFIGPTSDTISQMGDKASARQFMSETGVPIVSGSDVFFDNAHAGLTQANQIGYPVMLKSVAGGGGKGMRLIPSQDRFQSLFELAQNEIKASVGDGRMYLEKFIDQPRHIEVQILGDGLGDAIVLGERDCTIQSHHQKVIEEAPSQYLDAATRSEMLEVALKATKKMAYRSAGTFEFLYQGPGRYYFMEMNTRIQVEHAISEEISGIDIVGAQLQLAYGQKLADIPADTKKMFAIEARISAQSAGTISGLHLPAGLGIRIETAIYQGYTVSPFYDAMIAKIIARQEALTRLKIAIEETVILGVKTNLDLLLRILTHPDFTSKESRTDIDWLDHQLKE from the coding sequence ATGCGCAGTACATTAGAACACAACTTTAAAATTTTAATTGCTAATCGTGGTGAAATTGCGGTCAGAATTATTCGAGCGGCAAAGACATTGGGGTTCACAACAGTAGCAGTTTATTCGTCCGCCGACAAAGCATCGCTACATGTCGCAATGGCAGACGAGGCCATCCAAATAGGTCCTGCAAATGCGATTGATAGCTATTTGAACCAACATGCAATTTTAGCGGCAGCAGAGATTACACATGCTGATGCCATTCATCCTGGTTATGGCTTTTTATCTGAAAACGCGGATTTTGCCAGTAAAGTCGAATCAATGGGTCTTACATTTATTGGCCCAACAAGTGATACCATTTCGCAAATGGGCGATAAGGCTAGCGCACGTCAATTTATGTCAGAAACCGGCGTACCGATTGTGTCTGGAAGTGATGTTTTTTTTGATAATGCACATGCTGGTTTGACACAGGCTAATCAAATTGGTTATCCAGTGATGCTTAAGTCTGTTGCTGGTGGCGGCGGAAAAGGCATGCGACTGATTCCAAGCCAAGATCGTTTTCAATCACTATTCGAGCTTGCTCAGAATGAAATTAAAGCGTCAGTTGGTGATGGTCGTATGTATCTTGAGAAATTTATTGATCAGCCACGGCATATTGAAGTACAGATATTAGGTGATGGGTTAGGAGATGCCATTGTCTTGGGTGAACGTGACTGCACTATTCAAAGTCATCATCAAAAAGTTATTGAAGAAGCCCCCAGTCAATACCTAGATGCAGCTACACGATCTGAGATGTTAGAAGTTGCGTTAAAAGCAACAAAAAAGATGGCCTATCGTAGTGCAGGTACTTTTGAATTTTTGTATCAAGGTCCGGGTCGTTATTATTTCATGGAGATGAATACACGAATTCAAGTGGAACATGCTATTTCTGAGGAGATTTCAGGTATTGATATTGTAGGTGCACAATTACAATTGGCCTACGGTCAAAAGCTAGCTGATATACCTGCAGACACTAAAAAAATGTTTGCTATCGAGGCAAGAATTTCTGCGCAATCAGCCGGTACAATTAGTGGACTCCACTTACCTGCTGGTTTGGGTATACGTATTGAGACTGCTATATATCAAGGTTACACTGTATCGCCATTTTATGACGCTATGATTGCTAAAATCATTGCTCGTCAAGAAGCCTTAACACGTTTAAAAATCGCTATTGAAGAAACAGTGATATTAGGCGTTAAAACGAATTTGGATTTATTACTACGTATCTTGACACACCCTGATTTCACTTCAAAGGAAAGTAGAACAGATATTGACTGGCTCGACCATCAACTTAAGGAATAG
- a CDS encoding putative hydro-lyase — MVLPKKDAYDFLLLAQRNPKPIPILEVTEIGNRHLQRLGADIDLTTDLPKYRIYQDGKLTAEVLSVTDYWRDDLVSFLIGCSFSFEDLLIEAGIEIRHITEQVNVPMFNTNIPLLPAGHFSGNMVVSMRPIKSSQIATAVSVTNRMPGVHGAPIHIGNPEEIGINDLTKPDFGDAVTIKADETPVFWACGVTPQAAVMASKPHFAITHAPGHMLVTNLPNKDLIV, encoded by the coding sequence ATTGTTTTACCAAAAAAAGATGCGTATGATTTCTTATTACTGGCGCAACGGAATCCAAAACCTATACCGATCTTAGAAGTCACAGAAATTGGGAACCGACACTTGCAACGGTTAGGTGCCGATATTGATTTGACAACTGATCTCCCAAAGTATCGTATTTACCAAGATGGTAAATTGACAGCAGAAGTGTTGTCAGTGACAGATTACTGGCGTGATGATTTGGTGAGTTTTTTGATTGGTTGTAGTTTTTCTTTTGAAGATTTGTTAATTGAAGCTGGTATTGAAATTCGTCATATTACAGAACAAGTCAATGTGCCAATGTTTAATACCAATATACCTTTACTACCAGCAGGTCATTTTTCGGGCAACATGGTTGTGAGTATGCGCCCAATCAAAAGTAGTCAAATCGCAACTGCAGTGAGTGTGACAAATCGTATGCCTGGTGTTCACGGCGCACCAATTCATATCGGTAATCCTGAAGAGATTGGCATTAACGATCTCACCAAACCAGATTTTGGTGATGCCGTAACAATTAAAGCTGACGAAACACCGGTTTTTTGGGCTTGTGGCGTTACACCTCAAGCAGCAGTAATGGCTTCAAAACCGCATTTCGCTATCACGCACGCGCCAGGTCATATGCTAGTTACCAATTTACCAAATAAGGATTTAATCGTGTGA
- a CDS encoding LamB/YcsF family protein, with translation MIKVDFNADLGESFGKYIIGLDQEILKQVTSANIACGFHAGDPTIMAKTIQLAIDEGVAIGAHPGFADLQGFGRREIIMSPSDITAMVAYQVGALSAFTPDHKLHHVKAHGALYNMAAKDRHIAKAVVAGIQQVDPQTIIYGLANSELIHAAKEAHMQYAQEVFADRNYQVDGTLVPRTQPNAMILDPQEAAQRALDMVINQSVVAITGETVPLTVDSICVHGDNQAAVELARHIKRLLRHKQIDVTSDITTRG, from the coding sequence ATGATAAAAGTTGATTTTAATGCTGATTTAGGCGAAAGTTTTGGAAAATATATCATTGGCTTAGACCAAGAAATTTTAAAACAAGTTACCTCTGCGAACATTGCGTGTGGCTTTCATGCTGGTGATCCAACAATCATGGCTAAAACGATTCAATTAGCTATTGATGAGGGCGTTGCAATTGGTGCCCATCCTGGATTTGCTGATTTACAGGGGTTTGGTCGCCGAGAAATTATCATGTCTCCTAGTGACATCACAGCTATGGTTGCGTATCAAGTGGGGGCTTTGAGCGCGTTTACGCCAGATCATAAGTTACATCATGTCAAAGCACATGGGGCCTTGTATAACATGGCTGCGAAAGACCGACATATTGCCAAAGCAGTTGTAGCTGGCATTCAGCAAGTGGATCCGCAAACCATTATTTATGGCTTAGCAAACAGTGAATTAATTCATGCCGCAAAAGAAGCGCATATGCAATATGCACAAGAAGTATTTGCCGATAGAAACTATCAGGTTGATGGTACGCTTGTGCCACGGACACAACCAAATGCAATGATTTTAGATCCACAAGAAGCTGCACAACGCGCATTAGACATGGTAATTAATCAGTCTGTAGTGGCAATCACTGGGGAAACTGTGCCCTTAACTGTGGACTCAATTTGTGTGCACGGTGATAATCAAGCGGCGGTAGAACTAGCACGACACATTAAGCGGTTACTACGCCATAAACAAATTGACGTTACTAGTGATATCACAACAAGAGGATAA
- a CDS encoding NRAMP family divalent metal transporter, giving the protein MAQNDTKNNVSSPIKKRSARSVAMGAAFVMAMSAVGPGFLTQTAAFTSQLGPNFGFAILVTILIDIVVQINIWRIITVSGKHAQQIANDIFPGLGYFLTFLIVVGGFFFNIGNVAGAGLGLNVLFGISAENGAIIAALLAIIVFVVRNALVVMDRTVQVLAVVKIAVLIYILSVTTVPVSAAVKHTFLPTDINFYSIVTIVGGTVGGYISFAGGHRLLEGGVRGQKGLKYVNEGALSGIGIASVIRVMLFLAGLAVVMAGHKLDPANPAAAIFQIAAGNFGYKFFGLLLFAAGMTSVLGSTFTSVSFLNYSHSSEGATKFQKYRPYLVISFIALSTLVFYIIGKPAQILVIVGAINGLILPIALAILLVGAHKHKIMGDTYKHPILLSIFGWLVVLFMAFAGIETLINTL; this is encoded by the coding sequence ATGGCTCAAAATGACACAAAAAATAATGTTTCATCACCGATTAAAAAAAGAAGCGCACGATCTGTCGCAATGGGCGCTGCCTTTGTTATGGCAATGTCTGCTGTTGGGCCAGGTTTCTTAACTCAAACCGCAGCATTTACAAGTCAATTAGGACCAAATTTTGGCTTTGCTATTTTGGTCACTATTTTAATTGATATTGTCGTGCAGATAAATATTTGGCGTATTATTACCGTTTCTGGTAAACATGCGCAGCAAATTGCCAACGATATTTTCCCGGGATTGGGTTACTTTTTAACCTTCTTAATTGTTGTGGGTGGCTTTTTCTTTAATATTGGGAATGTTGCTGGGGCAGGTCTTGGATTAAATGTGTTGTTTGGTATTTCGGCAGAAAACGGGGCGATTATAGCAGCGCTTTTAGCAATTATCGTGTTCGTCGTTCGCAATGCGTTAGTCGTAATGGATCGGACAGTCCAAGTTTTAGCAGTTGTTAAAATTGCTGTTTTAATCTACATCCTGTCTGTGACAACTGTGCCCGTTAGTGCAGCAGTTAAACATACTTTTCTACCGACTGATATCAATTTCTACTCAATTGTTACAATTGTTGGTGGAACAGTAGGCGGATATATTTCTTTTGCTGGTGGTCATCGTTTGTTAGAGGGTGGTGTTCGCGGTCAAAAAGGTTTGAAATACGTTAACGAAGGTGCTCTTTCTGGTATCGGTATTGCTTCAGTCATTCGTGTGATGTTATTTTTAGCAGGCCTTGCAGTCGTCATGGCGGGACATAAGCTTGACCCTGCCAACCCAGCAGCCGCTATCTTTCAAATTGCCGCTGGTAACTTTGGTTATAAGTTCTTTGGCTTACTGTTATTTGCCGCTGGTATGACATCAGTTCTTGGCTCAACATTTACATCTGTATCATTTTTAAATTATTCGCACTCTTCAGAAGGCGCTACAAAATTCCAAAAGTATCGTCCTTACTTAGTCATTAGTTTTATTGCACTTTCTACCTTAGTCTTTTATATCATTGGTAAGCCAGCTCAAATTTTAGTGATTGTTGGCGCAATTAACGGTCTCATCTTACCAATTGCTTTAGCTATTTTACTAGTGGGCGCACATAAGCACAAGATTATGGGGGATACCTATAAACATCCAATACTATTAAGTATTTTTGGTTGGCTTGTTGTCCTATTCATGGCATTTGCTGGTATTGAAACACTGATTAATACATTATAA
- the pxpB gene encoding 5-oxoprolinase subunit PxpB, which translates to MAPKIMFSGDTSINVVFENVISETISHQVLTIAKLVESQHINGLLDIIPAYRAVTFVFDPLVIDIVAFQEFLRAQLEQQLNIDTSSDSRLYHVPVLYDETVGLDLLEVAKYHDLTVADVIRLHTSHTYRIYMLGFLPGFAYLGGLDEKLHTPRKETPRLRIPAGSIGIAGQQTGYYPVVSPGGWQIIGQTPLVVFDANRPEISIHAGDRVRFYAIDKYEFQQLAGVHFNDFFAEALAQ; encoded by the coding sequence ATGGCACCAAAAATTATGTTTTCCGGTGATACCAGCATTAATGTTGTCTTTGAAAATGTTATCTCCGAAACGATTAGTCACCAAGTTTTAACCATAGCTAAATTGGTAGAAAGTCAACATATTAACGGTTTGTTGGATATTATACCGGCTTACCGTGCGGTGACATTTGTTTTTGATCCGCTAGTTATTGATATTGTAGCATTTCAAGAATTTTTACGGGCACAGTTAGAGCAACAACTAAATATTGATACGAGTAGCGACAGCCGACTGTATCACGTACCAGTATTATACGATGAAACAGTGGGCCTGGACTTACTTGAGGTTGCAAAGTATCATGATTTAACTGTAGCAGACGTAATTCGTTTACATACGAGTCACACCTATAGAATTTACATGTTAGGATTTTTGCCAGGATTTGCATATCTTGGTGGTTTAGATGAGAAATTGCATACGCCACGAAAAGAAACGCCGCGCTTACGTATTCCAGCTGGATCGATCGGCATTGCCGGACAGCAAACAGGCTATTACCCTGTCGTATCGCCTGGCGGGTGGCAAATTATTGGGCAAACACCATTAGTCGTATTTGATGCTAATCGTCCTGAAATAAGTATTCATGCGGGAGATAGGGTGCGGTTTTATGCAATTGATAAATATGAATTTCAACAATTGGCTGGTGTACATTTCAATGACTTTTTTGCGGAGGCATTGGCACAATGA
- a CDS encoding biotin-dependent carboxyltransferase family protein, whose product MNAFKILTAGTLATVQDTGRIGHQGEGLPNSGVMDNFAYRIGNALVGNRASDNAASIEFGVTGGKVQFSSQTIVALTGARALVKRNDEVVSQDIPILVKENDVLDFTQITQGRFIYLSVAGGVQVPMRMGSWSTSLSIKLGGFDGRSLVQGDVLKILALAEAWPRLQPKLSPQVPNQLVSLTTRHKIRIVDGPESDWFSHRDWEKLLNEAFHLGKHIDRMGYRLDGPVINAKSENLLSEANMNGAIQISRDGQPIILLADRATHGGYPVIAKVITTDLGVIAQWPQNQPIFFEKVAINEAWEMTAEMDRFIKGVYQSHPWETLLPVRIMANKIKQLF is encoded by the coding sequence ATGAATGCATTTAAAATTTTGACTGCTGGTACGTTAGCAACAGTTCAAGATACCGGCAGAATTGGTCACCAAGGTGAGGGTCTTCCAAATTCCGGTGTAATGGATAACTTTGCTTATCGAATTGGTAACGCGTTAGTTGGTAACCGTGCAAGTGATAATGCCGCTAGTATAGAGTTTGGTGTCACGGGCGGAAAAGTTCAATTTTCAAGTCAGACAATTGTTGCTTTAACAGGCGCGCGAGCATTAGTGAAACGCAATGATGAAGTGGTTAGTCAAGATATTCCAATTTTGGTGAAAGAAAACGATGTGCTGGATTTTACACAAATCACACAGGGGCGATTTATCTATTTAAGTGTTGCAGGTGGTGTACAGGTCCCGATGCGTATGGGATCATGGTCAACGAGTTTATCAATAAAACTAGGTGGTTTTGACGGGAGATCTTTAGTACAAGGCGACGTACTAAAGATTTTAGCTTTGGCAGAAGCATGGCCTCGACTGCAGCCAAAATTATCACCACAAGTGCCTAATCAGCTGGTTAGTTTGACAACTCGTCATAAAATTCGGATTGTTGACGGGCCTGAATCAGATTGGTTTTCTCACAGGGATTGGGAGAAACTGTTAAATGAAGCATTTCATCTAGGCAAACATATTGATCGAATGGGCTATCGTTTAGATGGACCTGTAATTAACGCTAAATCTGAAAATTTATTATCAGAAGCTAATATGAATGGTGCCATACAAATTTCACGCGATGGCCAGCCGATTATTTTATTAGCTGATCGTGCGACACATGGTGGCTATCCAGTCATTGCCAAAGTGATTACAACTGATTTGGGTGTGATCGCTCAGTGGCCGCAAAATCAACCTATTTTTTTCGAGAAGGTAGCTATTAACGAGGCTTGGGAAATGACAGCTGAAATGGATCGATTTATCAAAGGTGTTTATCAATCGCATCCCTGGGAAACATTGCTACCTGTCAGAATAATGGCAAATAAAATTAAACAGCTTTTTTAA
- a CDS encoding cadmium resistance transporter, protein MTGTLVTIFLAYISSNLDDIFVLTLLFAQTQVIKDVRSIYFGQLFGILSLLGVSQLVVWLFDNFQMAHLNWLGCIPVVLGIIEIWHQKNLNQNTPRVVNSALSLFTVLLITVSNGADNLGIYIPMLTTFTKFENILTVIIFAVMTLVWCFIGQRLSSLPAINKTLKQYSSKIVPIVYIGLGLYILLGA, encoded by the coding sequence ATGACTGGCACGCTTGTCACAATTTTTCTAGCATACATCAGTAGTAATTTAGACGATATCTTTGTTTTAACCCTGTTATTTGCCCAGACACAAGTGATCAAAGATGTCCGTTCTATATACTTTGGTCAATTATTTGGTATCTTATCCTTATTAGGTGTCAGTCAACTGGTTGTTTGGCTATTTGATAACTTTCAAATGGCACATCTTAATTGGCTTGGTTGTATCCCAGTCGTATTAGGTATCATCGAGATATGGCATCAAAAAAATCTGAATCAAAACACACCAAGGGTAGTAAACAGCGCACTATCGCTTTTCACGGTCTTACTGATTACCGTATCAAATGGTGCTGATAATCTTGGGATTTATATCCCAATGTTGACCACGTTTACCAAATTTGAGAATATTCTCACTGTGATTATCTTTGCTGTGATGACGCTGGTCTGGTGTTTTATCGGCCAGAGATTATCCTCACTGCCTGCTATTAACAAGACTTTAAAGCAATACAGTTCAAAAATTGTGCCAATTGTCTATATTGGTCTCGGCCTGTATATTCTTTTGGGTGCCTGA
- a CDS encoding CidA/LrgA family protein, which produces MKNHHEKPAAPILTQFLIFSAILLVSYLISLGMSVILPQFPVPTTLIGLILLFFCLTSGIVRLEQVERLSQNLLGMIGLLFVPSGISLANSLHLFREEGLKIIVVVILATIILLLSVAYTSKIIAKIESKFSVKRTKIVRGAYND; this is translated from the coding sequence ATGAAAAATCATCACGAAAAACCAGCTGCGCCAATATTAACCCAGTTTCTCATTTTTAGTGCGATTCTGTTGGTATCTTATTTGATATCATTGGGGATGAGTGTTATATTACCGCAATTTCCGGTACCAACGACTTTGATTGGCCTAATCTTATTATTTTTTTGTTTAACAAGTGGGATTGTCCGATTAGAACAAGTCGAGCGATTATCACAAAACCTTTTGGGAATGATTGGGTTACTATTTGTACCGTCAGGTATTTCGTTAGCTAATTCTTTGCATCTATTCCGAGAGGAAGGTCTCAAAATCATCGTCGTCGTCATCTTAGCCACTATTATTTTATTGTTGTCAGTAGCCTATACATCTAAAATTATCGCTAAAATTGAAAGTAAATTCAGCGTAAAGCGCACTAAAATCGTACGAGGCGCCTACAATGATTAA
- a CDS encoding LrgB family protein, whose product MINILNTPFWGIFLTIFVYWIGQQLFKKYPIFIFQPLFVGMILGILVLVSFAGIFKQPMSHFYQQYKAGGDIVFWFLSPATMAFAIPLYKKRDMVKQYWLRIFSTLVIGLTIALMLIFGVSKLFGLSQIATIAMLPQAATTAIALPISAVIAGGGEAGAFASSITAMAVIVNAVVIYALADKLIRWFKLDQDPIGLGLSFGTAGHAIGSAKAIEIGETEGAMASISMVVIGLIVDVLVPVFAQMVGLM is encoded by the coding sequence ATGATTAATATTCTTAATACGCCATTCTGGGGCATCTTCTTAACAATTTTTGTTTACTGGATTGGGCAGCAATTATTTAAAAAGTATCCCATTTTCATCTTCCAACCGCTGTTTGTTGGCATGATTTTGGGTATCTTAGTGCTTGTGAGTTTTGCTGGGATATTTAAGCAACCAATGAGTCATTTTTATCAGCAATATAAGGCTGGTGGCGACATTGTGTTCTGGTTCTTGAGTCCAGCAACTATGGCATTTGCTATCCCACTGTATAAAAAGCGCGATATGGTCAAACAATACTGGTTGAGAATTTTCTCGACCTTAGTCATTGGTTTGACGATTGCGTTGATGCTAATTTTTGGCGTATCGAAACTCTTTGGGCTATCACAAATTGCCACCATTGCGATGTTGCCACAAGCAGCTACCACGGCCATTGCCTTGCCAATTTCTGCCGTCATTGCTGGTGGTGGTGAGGCAGGCGCCTTTGCCTCGTCAATCACGGCGATGGCAGTGATCGTCAATGCTGTGGTCATCTACGCGTTAGCGGACAAACTCATTCGTTGGTTCAAGCTGGATCAAGACCCCATTGGTCTTGGCTTATCTTTTGGGACGGCCGGACATGCGATTGGGTCAGCTAAAGCAATCGAAATTGGTGAAACAGAAGGCGCAATGGCTTCTATTTCAATGGTAGTCATTGGCTTGATTGTGGATGTTCTTGTCCCAGTGTTTGCGCAAATGGTTGGGTTAATGTAA
- a CDS encoding CPBP family intramembrane glutamic endopeptidase produces MQIRSFYKNHIFVVGIIFYILIYHVVPLIERIIIFPVFHLSLFHGAMGWVVYSGIDIIFLYFLIQQYSQRDSIFEIPKIKALAITGIGYILYSLFIKYMLPLVLITSNQAVLNTAATNESTIAIYVQLFHVILIGPFLEELLFRGLLIERKGSKLICGLTLLIASLLFGSIHTYGYATLPFIYYTGIGLILSLVYCATKRLQYPIMIHITINVLASWEALTIYF; encoded by the coding sequence TTGCAAATCCGTTCATTTTATAAAAATCATATTTTTGTTGTTGGTATCATCTTTTATATCTTAATCTACCATGTGGTACCTTTAATTGAGCGGATTATTATTTTTCCTGTGTTTCATTTGAGCTTATTTCACGGTGCGATGGGGTGGGTGGTTTATAGCGGGATAGATATTATCTTTTTGTATTTTTTAATACAACAATATTCACAACGAGATAGTATTTTTGAAATACCCAAAATAAAGGCACTAGCTATAACTGGTATTGGTTATATTTTATATTCACTTTTCATAAAATATATGTTGCCATTAGTACTTATCACGAGCAATCAAGCTGTCTTGAATACTGCGGCTACCAACGAATCTACCATCGCTATTTACGTTCAATTATTTCATGTAATATTAATTGGCCCCTTCTTAGAGGAGCTCTTATTCCGTGGTTTACTGATAGAAAGAAAAGGTTCTAAGCTAATATGCGGCTTAACGCTATTGATCGCCTCCTTGTTATTTGGCAGTATTCATACATACGGCTATGCAACATTGCCGTTTATTTATTACACAGGCATAGGGCTTATCCTATCATTGGTTTATTGCGCAACCAAAAGACTACAATATCCAATCATGATACACATCACGATCAACGTTCTTGCAAGTTGGGAAGCATTAACAATTTATTTTTAA
- a CDS encoding MetQ/NlpA family ABC transporter substrate-binding protein: MKKRSKWLISAATIIVLSGLGYASFVPKSTVQSPETLTVGIMAGDKRTDKQWEIIKNNAKKEGLTLKIKTFSDYTQPNAALAAGDIDANAFQHYIFLNDWNKSHKTDIVPVGETILVAGRLYSDKHKSINAIPQNGIVAISNSKVTQGRSLLVLQSAGLIKLSPNVKDPTVKDIIENKKNLQFKELATDQLIRTLPEVDLASIDPSFVVGSGRSIKSAIYVQPVDKRTQGGINIIATTKDKKNSDAIKKLVKAYQANNVANYINNESGTGEVAVWPGAPKPK; the protein is encoded by the coding sequence ATGAAAAAAAGAAGTAAATGGTTGATCAGCGCAGCGACTATCATCGTGCTCAGTGGTCTCGGATATGCAAGTTTTGTCCCAAAGTCAACGGTTCAATCACCAGAAACCTTAACAGTCGGTATTATGGCGGGTGATAAACGAACAGATAAGCAATGGGAAATCATTAAAAATAACGCTAAAAAAGAGGGACTCACGCTTAAAATCAAAACATTTAGTGATTATACGCAACCCAACGCTGCCTTAGCAGCTGGGGATATCGATGCTAATGCTTTTCAACATTACATCTTTTTAAACGATTGGAACAAATCACATAAAACAGATATTGTACCTGTCGGAGAAACGATTTTAGTTGCTGGCCGACTCTATTCAGATAAGCACAAGTCGATTAATGCTATTCCTCAAAATGGTATCGTTGCGATTTCAAATAGTAAGGTGACGCAAGGGCGTTCCTTGCTGGTTTTACAATCAGCTGGCTTAATTAAATTGTCGCCAAATGTCAAAGACCCCACAGTTAAAGACATTATTGAAAACAAGAAGAATCTGCAATTTAAAGAGCTTGCGACGGATCAGTTAATTAGGACATTGCCTGAAGTTGACCTTGCCTCAATTGATCCAAGCTTTGTTGTCGGTTCAGGCCGTTCAATCAAGTCAGCTATCTATGTTCAACCCGTTGATAAGCGAACGCAAGGTGGCATTAACATTATTGCTACCACGAAAGACAAGAAAAATAGTGATGCGATCAAAAAGTTGGTAAAGGCCTATCAAGCTAATAATGTCGCCAACTATATCAATAACGAAAGTGGTACTGGTGAAGTAGCTGTTTGGCCAGGGGCGCCAAAGCCAAAGTAG
- a CDS encoding transposase, whose protein sequence is MTTRNYYSPEQKAAIAALHWDEKQTLSQISRENKISISAVRRWVREYSPAVSDNGEKITKKTVSELEARIAELEQDNQILREAVTLMDKYSREQIKKSNRR, encoded by the coding sequence ATGACTACACGAAATTATTATTCCCCTGAACAGAAGGCAGCTATCGCTGCCCTACATTGGGATGAAAAACAAACATTAAGCCAAATTTCACGTGAAAATAAAATCTCAATAAGCGCCGTTCGGCGCTGGGTCCGTGAGTATTCACCTGCGGTGAGTGACAATGGCGAAAAAATTACCAAGAAAACAGTCTCTGAACTTGAAGCGAGAATTGCCGAACTCGAACAAGATAACCAAATTTTGCGTGAAGCAGTCACTTTAATGGACAAATACTCACGTGAACAGATAAAAAAATCCAACCGACGATGA